The Proteiniphilum propionicum genome contains the following window.
TCAGGTTATTTTCAATATCACCGAAAAGGAGAATTATAGTATATAGAAACAACATAATACCCACTCCTGCAAATATTCCCCCACCCTTCGCCTCTTCTAACGACTTTTTAATAAGCAGAAACAGCAGGTTCAGAAACTCGCGGGTTCTCTCCTCTGCGGTCGCATTTTCTCCGGGTATAGCGGTAGTTATATCGGCTGAACCGGGGGTACCAGTGATATTTGAATTTCCTAAGTGTACCTGAACAGCGTTCACACTGTCGCTTGGTGTTTCGGGGATGGGTACTATTACCTCACTATGATGAACATCGCCAAGCATGAAGTTAAAGATACTGCTCTCCATTATATTCTCTATTCCAAATCCACGAGCAATGGCAAAAATTACTGCCAGCAACGGAACTATAGAGAGTAAAGTTCTGTATGTAAGCGACCGGGAACTGGCAGCAATATCAAGCTCCTGCACATTACGGACAGTTAGCATAACCGTCTTTATGGAATCATAAAGAATATTTTTTTTATTTGAAAGGGTTTCGGGATTCTGACGCCATATATCGAACGACAAAAATTGGATCAGTTTTTTTATCCTGATCCTTAAAAGATCGAGTCTGCCGGGTTTTTCCTCCTCTTCGCGATCGTATCTTTTGTTTTTTTTTGCCATTTTTTTTCTTAATAAAAAAGCAGCTGGCCTGTAAGCCGGGTTCTGTATCCCGAAGAGTCGGGATGTCTGTCATTTATCTGCGGATAAGTGTCGCCACTCTCCTTTAGCGGCCTACCCCTCGGCATCGGGCGAGCAACCCTACATATCCGATATACATGGCCTTGCAACCCATAACACGTACGGCATGCTGCATTGCTGCAACATCCGGTGAGCTCTTACCTCACCTTTTCACCCTTACCCGCGGCATAAAACCCGAGCGGTTATTTTCTGTTACGCTTAACTGCCCTCACGAACAGCTTCCCGTTAGGAAGTATGGTGCTCTGCGTTGCCCGGACTTTCCTCCACGACGTTAAAAGTCGCAGCGACAAACCGACCTGCTGCAATTGCAAAAGTAATACTAAATTAGCGATTTAACCCTATTTCTTGAGGTTTTTTACATTTCAGAATATGATTTAAGATTTAGATTCTTTTCTCAAACCAGCAGTATGGCAAAAAAGTTTCAACATATCACGCAATTCAATACCCAATAGCAGATGGCCAGGTAATAAAATACCGCGATACGCCGCATAATCGATTAACTGCAAATATAACAGGCCAGAATAAAGGCAAATATCCCTTTTCGCTGATTATATGGCGATTAAGCAAGCACCCGCCAAAGGGTTATTAAATTATACGCTGCTTTCCGTTATAGGATGAAGGACGCACAAAAGTAACAGCCAAAGGATTATTAAATTACACGGTATATTGTGAAAATTTATTCATAAACTCTTCATAATAAGTCTTTGAGACAGGGATATCGGGTGTGCTTTCAGCGTCAAGCTCCAGGACAAGCCCTCCTTTTATCTTCTTCAATATCTTCACCTTGTCAATATTCACTATGTAGGAACGGTGGCAACGAACCAAGGGGGTCTCTTTAGTTAGGTTCTCCTCCATCCACTTGAGCGAGTTACGAATTAAAAAACGCGACAACCTCGATTTGTTCAGATAATAAATGGTCGCATAATTATCTGCAGATTCAATATAAAGTAGATTCTCCAGCATAATAGATATCTTCAGATCACCTTTTTCATCAGGGAAAGCGATTAAAGTTTTCGCATGTATATCGGCAATCTTTTCATGTCCTATATGCTCTAACAAAGCACTTTTCTCTTTCCATGAAAAATATAGCCAGGAGATTAAATACGGCAAAAGTAACACCAGTGTAGTGTTGAAAAGGCTCTGGCGGAAAATTTCGGATATATCCCTGACGATCCCATCCTTGGGAAAGAATTTAGCAAATAGGGTGTAGAAGATAGCCATAGCCACTATCTCGCAGAGTATCCATAATGCGTATTGCCAATAGAGTACATCCCGCCTGTTTGAGTAAGCTATAAGAATCACACGGCTGATTACAACAACCAACATTCCTGTAAGTATTATCAGACTCGAAAACGCAAAATATTTAATATCTGAAATACCTGGATACCAGTCGCGGGAGCCGAAAGGTTGAAAAAGATTGATAAACAATAGCGCGAAGAGAGCCGTAAAAAGAATCATTCTAAGGCTGTTCTTCTTATCATATAGATATGCAGGGATCTTACCGTCCATCTTATCATCAAATTTTTTCCTGTTCAATACAAAATTAAATTTTTATTGAAGACTTACCAAAATAATTGAGGATGCGGAGGAGATTTTTCACCCCTGCATATCAGATTTCACCCCATATACAAGAATATATCCCTAAATTGCTGCCACTTTCCCTTTCATTTGCTAATAAGTGAAAAAGCCTGTTCTTTTACCGAAAAAAGGAATTATGACAAGTTATTTGAAACAATACAAAGAACTTAATCAATGTTTCAAACAGGGGATTGAATCTCATTTGGAGAAAAACAATATCGATATCTGTTTTTTCAGTTTCCACAGTTTTTCAAATGAAGGTAAAAATAAAATATCAGAGTACTGGGACAACAATATCACCGAAAATTTTTCTTTCGAATATCCGGTCTTTACTCCTTCTGAAAAAAAGAAATTTAACGAAGCCATCGTGCTTCTGCACGGGCTTAACGAGAGAAGCTGGAATAAATACCTGCCATGGGCTGAATATATCTGTAACCATACTCGCAAACCGGTAATATTATTCCCGTTAGCTTTCCATATAAACCGTTCTCCGCTCTCATGGTCAAACCCCCGTAGTTTAAGCCTGTCGCAACTGTTAAACTTCAGAAGGGAAAAATTCAACGGCGATCGTTCTATCAGCTATGCCAATGTAGCTTTAAGCGACCGCATAAGTCAGTTTCCAGAAAGATTTTATCTGTCGGGGCGTCAATCCTGGGAAGATTTAACTATTCTCTTCGAAGAGATAAAAACAGGGCATCATACGCTTTTCGGGGAAGGTGCCCAAATAGACATCTTCTCATACTCCATAGGTACCTTTCTTTCGCAGGTTGCCCTTATGGCAAACGATAAAGATCTTTTTTCCGACTCCCGCCTATTTATGTTTTGTGGCGGAAGCATCTTCCGTTCCATGTTTGGCATATCAAGAAGCATTATGGATAAACCTGCATTTGAGAAGTTGCAACACTATTATATTAATGTTTTCGGTAACGAAAAAGCACCAATATGGAAACAAGACAATGGCTTTAATGCATTTATGCGAATGATAACGCCTGAAAGGATGAAGAGCAAACGCGAAAAATTATTTTCAGGTTTGGCTAAACGAATAAAAGGAATTGTACTCGCCAAAGACCAGGTAATACCTTACAAGGGAGTTCTGGAAGCTTTGGGCCGAAAAACCGCGGAAGCCACTGTCCAATTAATCGATTTCCCTTTTCCCTATACACACGAGAACCCGTTCCCCATTAACACAAAGGATGCCTCATCGGTGAACAGAGCTTTCGTCAATGTGTTTTCACAGGCAGTAGAGTTTCTGATTTAAACCATCATTAATATATTTGAGATTTGTATTAATTATAATATTTTTATATTTTTGAGGTTCGATTTCTCAAAAAAACTAAAAATAATTTTCAGGTGCAGTCATCATCGGGATACAAGGCTCAATTTGAAGAAGTGTATGTTTCCAACTATGCACGAATGAAACGATTTGCACAGCAATACCTAATCCACGAGGAGGACGCTGAAAATATTGTGCACGACATTTTCTCAGAGCTTTGGGAGAAAAAGATGGAATTCTCTTCTTTCGTGAACTTTAACGGATACTTATTTATGATGTTGAAAAACAGGAGTATCGATTTCCTCCGTCGTAAAACCCTTGAACAACACGCTATCACCGAGATGCAGGATGAATACACCCATAGCCTGAAACTGAGACTCGCATCTTTGGAAGAGCTGGACAACAGGCTTCTCTCAGATAACAATATCGATACCATCATCCAAAAAGCAATTGATGCACTACCCGAAAAATGCCGGGAAATTTTCGTGATGAGTAAAATAGAAGGGAAAAAACAAAAAACAATCGCAGAAGAACTCAACATCTCAATCCACACCGTTGAAAGCCAGATGGGCATAGCCTTCAAAAAGCTGAGAGAGGCATTAAAAGATTACATTCCACTCTTTATCTTCTTTTTTATTTAACTTATTATCAATGGATTTAATCTTCTCAGATTTTATTTCACCATCTCTATCAAACCAATCCTTTACAAGACGAAGTTGCAGCAAGTTTCTTCTTTGCCCGACCGGTTTAACGAAAAAGTTTCCACAACTGAATATTCCAAACTATTTTACCCTCTATACTTGCCTAAAGAAAAAAATTTACTCTTTCATTAGCGGATTTTTACTTTTCATTCGTTTTATTAATAACAAGCATTAAAATGGACGAACAACTATTGCGATATTTTTCTGGAGAATTAACGATTAGCGAACAATTGGAATTGACTCTCAGTATTGAAAACGACGACCGGTTAAAGGCCGAATTCATTCGTTTACAGAATCTAAGTGCGGTTTCGGAACTTTCATCTCACCCCACAGACCGTAGTGAGGGAGACAGACATTTCAAAACATTTATCTCTCGAGTCAAACGTAATGCCAAAAGAAAAATCTTTGTCAATATTGCGAAATATGCAGCAATAGCGCTTATTCTGGTCGCTTCAACCGTTTGGGCTACGCTCTGGATCACTGACTCAGAGGCAACGGCAATGAACACGTTATTCGTACCGGCGGGACAACGGGCGCAACTAAGGTTACAAGACGGAACCGAAGTCTGGCTAAATGCACAATCAACTTTGAAATACCCTTCTCGCTTTTCTAAACGAAAGCGGCAGGTAGAGATTACAGGTGAAGCTTTTTTTGATGTGGCAAAAGATAAAAATAAACCTTTTATCGTTACCACACAAAACACTCATATGAAGGTGCTTGGAACACAATTCAACGTGTATAGTTATCCCGGAGCAGGATACATTCAAACAGACCTGGTAGAAGGTTCAGTGAAAGTCTATCAGGAGTACAATGAGAATATCAGTATAGTCCTGAAACCAAATGAACAAGTGATAATAAAAGGAAGTAGTATGACTGTCGGCAATATCGATAATCCCGATCATCTGCTTTGGAGAAATGGAATTTACTCTTTTAACAACGAATGTTTGATCGATATCATTGAGAAATTGCAGCTCTACTACGATGTGAAAATTATAGTGGAAGATCCTGAAATATTCAATACAAGATACACCGGAAAATTTCGCCAACGCGATGGAATTGACGAGATCATGCGTATTATACAAAAAATTCAGCCATTTAAGATTGAAAAAGACAAAGACGAAAATATCATCACCTTAAAAAAATAAAATAATGAACTCTCTAAAATATAATTGCCTATGAAGAATCAGATTCATAAATAAAAAAGCGACAGGTGCGCCAACACCTGCCGCTAAGCTTAAAGCAAAAATTCAACTATTTCGTTAAGCAATACGTGCATAAGACAAACTTGTTGGAATTATGCCTTTGTTAGAAATAGTCTAATTGTAATGAACTATCACTTAGTATTCACTTTAAACTCATACAAATATATGATAAAAAACATTTCATCGGATCGCTTTTTGCTAAAAAAAAGCGACTTTAAAGATTTATTCAAAATCATGAAAATCTGCTTATTTCTATTGTTTGCCTTCGCATTTCAACTGATGGCAACAAATACAAATGCCCAGGATGCTATAATTGAACTGAGATCCAACTCTGTAACCGTAAGTCAGCTGATCAGTGAAATTGAAAAACAGACGGACTATCTGGTCGTTTACAGCAACCGCGAAGTAAATACCAACAGAATAATTACTTTCCAACGGAAATCGGATAAAGTCTCCGAATACCTTAACGAAGCTTTTGCAAATACTGATATCGGCTACGATTTTGAGAACAACTATATTGTCCTTTCAAAAAAAGCCCAACAAACAACTAACATTCTTACTAATTTGGAGCAAACAGCCCAACAGCAAGGAAAAACCGTAAAAGGAACCGTTACCGATTCAAACGGAGAACCAGTTATTGGCGCTACGGTTATAGTGCAAGGCGATGCTAGCAAAGGTACGGTTACCGATATCGACGGAAATTTCACCCTTTCCGGAATTCCGGAAGATGCAGTCTTATTGTTCAGTTATGTTGGAATGAAAGCGCTGGAAGTATCTCTTAAAGGAAGGAGTAACGTATTGGTGGTGATGGAGTCAGATTCGGAGATGCTCGAAGAGTTGGTGGTAGTGGGATACGGAACACAAAAGAAAGCAAACCTAACCGGTGCTGTAGGGCAAGCTGATCCGAAGCAAATTGAGAACCGCCCAATTCCCAATATTGCTGTTGGTCTTCAAGGCATTATCCCTAACTTGAACATTAGCATGTCAAGTGGAGTGGCCACAGAGGTGCCTAGTTTTAATATACGTGGAATGACTTCGTTGACCGGAGGAACTCCTTTAATTGTCATTGACGATGTGCCTTCAACAGTAGAACAACTGATGAAATTGAACCCCAGTGATATTGAAAATATATCTACATTGATGGATGCTGCATCGGCAGCAATTTATGGGGCTAGAGCGGCCTTTGGTGTGGTGTTAGTGACCACCAAAAATGCCCAAAAAGAAAAATTGATTGTGACTGTAGGTTCAAATGTTTCTTTCCGCAGGCCTATCACTATCCCTCAATTTGTAACTGAGCCTGATACCGTTGTGTCATTACGGGTGCTTGGAAGTGGTTTGTGGTATTCGGTAAAGGATATCTATGGTTCGAATGATATGGACTATTTACATGCTGTAGCCAGAGGAGAGGCCGACCCAATAAGATTAAATCCGGAACAACCAGATCGGTGGCAGTATGCAGGAAGTACCGACTGGTTTAAAGAAGCAGCCAAAAAACATGCAATATCTCAAAACCATAATTTCTCAATTTCAGGAAAAGAGAAAAAGGTTAATTATTATTTCTCCGGAGCCTTTAACAGGCAAGGTGGTTTGTTTAAAATTGCAAAAGAGGATTTTGACCGTTACAATCTTCGGTTTAAAATCAATTATAATTTGACTCCCTGGTTGGTACTGTCGAATAATTCTGGATTTTCCTACGATATATACGATGAATCATCCCGAAGGATAGATGTTCAAACCTTGTTTGAAACCCCAACTTTCGATATGATCAAAAATCCTGATGGTTCTTGGACTGCAAGAGGAGCTTCCGTGTTCGGAGCTATAAAAGATGGAGGGAGAAGGGTCTCCAAAAATAATAATTTCAACACAACATTTACAGCGAAAGCCACCTTATATAAAGACCTGGTTTTTACAGGTAAAGCCTCTTTTCTGAAAGCCAGTTATGACATGTCGGCATTTTGGATCCCTATCCCCTACAAACTGGGACCCGATCATGTTGAAATCTATCGCCCTTTAAAAGAGGCTCAGCGTGAAGCTCAGTCAAAAAACCAAAACGTTTTTGATTTATATTTTGACTATGATAAAGAAATCGGCAAGCATAAAGTGCATTGCTTGGCGGGGTATAATCAGGAATATTATTACAATAACTGGTTTTGGGCATCTAACAAAGACTTAATCAGTGAGAATGTGCCTTCGATTAATTTAGCTACAGGCGATCCTTTAGTTGGGGAAAACATTGACGATTGGGCTACCCGGAGCGTTTTTTACCGATTAAATTACAACTTCGATAACAAATACCTTTTTGAATTTAATGGGAGATACGATGGGACCTCTAGGTTTCCAAGCAACAAACGATTCTGTTTTTTCCCTTCAATATCGGCTGGATGGAATTTATCGAAAGAAGAATTTTTCAAACCTCTTAGTTCCTATGTGAATTATCTGAAACCCAGAATTTCTTATGGTAATTTAGGAAATCAGGATGTGAGTTCCTATTTCTACTTACCCAGTATGTATTCCGGTAAAACCGAGGCGATTATTTACGGTGGCAATAAACTTGATCAACTTACCACTGTTTATGCACCAGGGCTGGTATCCCCCAATTTAACCTGGGAAACAGTTAGCACAATAAATTACGGGGTAGACATGGGTTTTCTCCAAAATCGTCTGAGCGCAACATTTGACTATTATCACCGCAACACATACGACATGCTGACCCCGGGTAAAACACTGCCAGCTGTTTTAGGGACTTCATCTCCAAAAATGAATGCTGCCGATTTGATTACCAAAGGTTGGGAACTAACGGTTTCATGGCGAAACGAGGCGAAAATACTGAAATCACCCTTTAATTATTCTGTTAAAGCAATTCTTTCAGACAGTCGGGCATGGATTACCAAGTATGATAACCCTGACGGCAAATTAAGTGATTACTATGTTGGTTATGAAATTGGGACAATCTTTGGCTTTGTTTCCAACGAATTATTCCAATCTCCCGATGAATTAAAGAATCATGCCAATCAAGGAATGTTGTGGACTTATCCTGACAAAGTACCCCCTGGACCAGGTGATATTAAGATTGAAGATCTGAATGGCGACGGAGTAATCAGGACAGGCAATACCATTTACGACCTGCAAGATCAAAAAATTATTGGCAATTCATCTCCTCGTTACCGGACCAGCTTTATGTTCGACTGTAATTGGAAAGGAATTGACTTGAGCTTGTTTGTTCAAGGAATCCTGAAGGGAGACTATTATCCTGGCGACACATATTTTTGGAGCGTTTATCAAACTCCCTGGATGAACGTAACTAAATGGCATCTTGACAATATGTGGACTCCCGAAAATACCGACGCTTATATGCCCCGCTTAAAAGGGTATGCCGCTTCGTGGTGGGGTGGTGGCGAACTGATTCGGGCAAACACCCGCTATTTACAGAAAAGAACTTATATGCGACTTAAAAATGCCAGCTTGGGATATTCCCTACCAGAATCCCTAATTCAAAATGTGAATATTTCTGGAATTCGATTCTATGTCAGTGGTGAAAACTTGTTTACATGGACT
Protein-coding sequences here:
- a CDS encoding FecR family protein: MDEQLLRYFSGELTISEQLELTLSIENDDRLKAEFIRLQNLSAVSELSSHPTDRSEGDRHFKTFISRVKRNAKRKIFVNIAKYAAIALILVASTVWATLWITDSEATAMNTLFVPAGQRAQLRLQDGTEVWLNAQSTLKYPSRFSKRKRQVEITGEAFFDVAKDKNKPFIVTTQNTHMKVLGTQFNVYSYPGAGYIQTDLVEGSVKVYQEYNENISIVLKPNEQVIIKGSSMTVGNIDNPDHLLWRNGIYSFNNECLIDIIEKLQLYYDVKIIVEDPEIFNTRYTGKFRQRDGIDEIMRIIQKIQPFKIEKDKDENIITLKK
- a CDS encoding SusC/RagA family TonB-linked outer membrane protein is translated as MATNTNAQDAIIELRSNSVTVSQLISEIEKQTDYLVVYSNREVNTNRIITFQRKSDKVSEYLNEAFANTDIGYDFENNYIVLSKKAQQTTNILTNLEQTAQQQGKTVKGTVTDSNGEPVIGATVIVQGDASKGTVTDIDGNFTLSGIPEDAVLLFSYVGMKALEVSLKGRSNVLVVMESDSEMLEELVVVGYGTQKKANLTGAVGQADPKQIENRPIPNIAVGLQGIIPNLNISMSSGVATEVPSFNIRGMTSLTGGTPLIVIDDVPSTVEQLMKLNPSDIENISTLMDAASAAIYGARAAFGVVLVTTKNAQKEKLIVTVGSNVSFRRPITIPQFVTEPDTVVSLRVLGSGLWYSVKDIYGSNDMDYLHAVARGEADPIRLNPEQPDRWQYAGSTDWFKEAAKKHAISQNHNFSISGKEKKVNYYFSGAFNRQGGLFKIAKEDFDRYNLRFKINYNLTPWLVLSNNSGFSYDIYDESSRRIDVQTLFETPTFDMIKNPDGSWTARGASVFGAIKDGGRRVSKNNNFNTTFTAKATLYKDLVFTGKASFLKASYDMSAFWIPIPYKLGPDHVEIYRPLKEAQREAQSKNQNVFDLYFDYDKEIGKHKVHCLAGYNQEYYYNNWFWASNKDLISENVPSINLATGDPLVGENIDDWATRSVFYRLNYNFDNKYLFEFNGRYDGTSRFPSNKRFCFFPSISAGWNLSKEEFFKPLSSYVNYLKPRISYGNLGNQDVSSYFYLPSMYSGKTEAIIYGGNKLDQLTTVYAPGLVSPNLTWETVSTINYGVDMGFLQNRLSATFDYYHRNTYDMLTPGKTLPAVLGTSSPKMNAADLITKGWELTVSWRNEAKILKSPFNYSVKAILSDSRAWITKYDNPDGKLSDYYVGYEIGTIFGFVSNELFQSPDELKNHANQGMLWTYPDKVPPGPGDIKIEDLNGDGVIRTGNTIYDLQDQKIIGNSSPRYRTSFMFDCNWKGIDLSLFVQGILKGDYYPGDTYFWSVYQTPWMNVTKWHLDNMWTPENTDAYMPRLKGYAASWWGGGELIRANTRYLQKRTYMRLKNASLGYSLPESLIQNVNISGIRFYVSGENLFTWTAFENKNCDPETLAKYPLQKTFLFGVNFTF
- a CDS encoding LytR/AlgR family response regulator transcription factor is translated as MNRKKFDDKMDGKIPAYLYDKKNSLRMILFTALFALLFINLFQPFGSRDWYPGISDIKYFAFSSLIILTGMLVVVISRVILIAYSNRRDVLYWQYALWILCEIVAMAIFYTLFAKFFPKDGIVRDISEIFRQSLFNTTLVLLLPYLISWLYFSWKEKSALLEHIGHEKIADIHAKTLIAFPDEKGDLKISIMLENLLYIESADNYATIYYLNKSRLSRFLIRNSLKWMEENLTKETPLVRCHRSYIVNIDKVKILKKIKGGLVLELDAESTPDIPVSKTYYEEFMNKFSQYTV
- a CDS encoding RNA polymerase sigma-70 factor codes for the protein MQSSSGYKAQFEEVYVSNYARMKRFAQQYLIHEEDAENIVHDIFSELWEKKMEFSSFVNFNGYLFMMLKNRSIDFLRRKTLEQHAITEMQDEYTHSLKLRLASLEELDNRLLSDNNIDTIIQKAIDALPEKCREIFVMSKIEGKKQKTIAEELNISIHTVESQMGIAFKKLREALKDYIPLFIFFFI
- a CDS encoding DUF6051 family protein — protein: MTSYLKQYKELNQCFKQGIESHLEKNNIDICFFSFHSFSNEGKNKISEYWDNNITENFSFEYPVFTPSEKKKFNEAIVLLHGLNERSWNKYLPWAEYICNHTRKPVILFPLAFHINRSPLSWSNPRSLSLSQLLNFRREKFNGDRSISYANVALSDRISQFPERFYLSGRQSWEDLTILFEEIKTGHHTLFGEGAQIDIFSYSIGTFLSQVALMANDKDLFSDSRLFMFCGGSIFRSMFGISRSIMDKPAFEKLQHYYINVFGNEKAPIWKQDNGFNAFMRMITPERMKSKREKLFSGLAKRIKGIVLAKDQVIPYKGVLEALGRKTAEATVQLIDFPFPYTHENPFPINTKDASSVNRAFVNVFSQAVEFLI